The Mucilaginibacter gracilis genomic interval GAATATTATACAATACAGGATCATAAGCTTTCAGGTCGTCTGGAGACTGGATACGCATACCTCCATCGTAGAATTCAATATTAGACCAAAACCACCACTGCGTACCTTCTGCCCAGTATTCTGCAACTGTGTTAATGGCATATTGCCCTTTATAAAGGCCCTTGTCCTTAGCATTTTCATAAGCGGCGTTAATTTGTTTGATCATGTCTGCATCTATCGTTTCTAACACGGCCATGATATTGTGGCTGAATTCATGAACCATAATATTTTCGCCAAAATAGCGGGTGCCTGGATACCCAAGCAAATTCTCTTCTGCACAAGATGTTTGTATCCCGCCCATTCCTCTCGCCCGTTGATCCCAATATCCGTGATCCGTCATACTTGCAATCCCGCCTGGTTTGTAATAATTTTCTCTTTCTCCTGGAGTCAACCGGCCATCATCATAAGTGGGTTTCTTCCAATCATGGCATTCTGGAAGATCGGTTTGCATTTCCGACTTTCCAATAATAGATAATCTCGCACCAAGTTTAATCATTCCAGCACGGATGTCGGGCCGTTTTAACAGCATATAGTTGATGATATCCCGAGCAATCAACAGCGCATCATCAGATACCTTCTCTGATGAAATAATTGGGATTCCGAAAGCGTCAGCATATTTTTTATAGAAGGGGTTAAAGCCGTAGCTTACAGGTGGTGAATTAACTATAGCCCTATCGAAACTAATTATTAAAGGCTGGCCGGTAGTTTTATCCTGCGCAATACAATAAACCTGGGACAAAAGAAGGACGATCAGCCCAACTGAAAGCTGTTTAAGTTTTAAAGGAATTAATCTTTTTATACAAAACATATGCATCATTAATTTTAACAGTTTTAGAAAAATAAAATTCTTAATAAAAAAATGGATTTTTAAATAGATATTTTCCAATTGTAACTATATCTTATCTCATAATTCATGCGCACCTGAGTTTATTAGAAACCCAACGGTCCGAAAACGATGTGCTGTATCTCGATGTTGACAGAAAGGTATCCATTGTTTCAGAAAATAATGATGATCAATTCTCTGCTGATTCGTGGTTGATTTACCAACATTCTTGATTATTTTGGAAAGACAGGGCGGTATCTTGTCGCTGGAAATAATAGGCTATCTAATATTTGAATCTACATTGATTTACTCAGATGTCGAAAAGCACGGTAGGAGTTGAGAATAATACAATAAGCCAAATCGTATCAGTATTGACATCGATGTGGCTAATATATTGTTATAATTTGTTAATATCTCCAAAACATCTCAGCATATGGTTCTTAAATTTGTTTATTAGGCAATTAGACATGGCCTACCCAAAAGTAACCAATTAAATACCAATATGATATACACCAAGTATTTTGTACCCCTCGTTGCTATGGCATCGATCACCGTTATAGTGGCATGCAAACGCTCCGCTACTGATGTCGAATCGCTTAAAGTATCAGACACGGCGAAAAAAGAATTAAATGCTGCAAAAACTATTTATTATCCTGCTAATGTTTGGCTTGTGCCGGCAAACAACGATTACAGTAATAATAACAGTGAATTCAGCAATTTCCGAAAATCTGAATCAAGTGATGTAGCTATGTTCTGGGCCAAAGAATACGGAAACGATCCTACCGTCAATCAGGACGCTACCCAAAGATTCAATCCAAACACATCGATAACAGAATTAGAAAGATTTTACACCTGTTACCGAGATACACTGAAATTTGTACAAAAAGGACAATCACTGACTGACCAATACAAAATGTTGACATATATATTTTACAGCACTACCGATGGTAGCGCTTACGGTGGTGGCGTTGACAATAAAGTTGGCGTATTATGGTCGCCTGCTTTACGAATTAATACTACTCCTTACGGAGCTTTGGCACATGAACTCGGCCATTCATTTCAATATATGGTTCATGCGGATGGTGCCTGGGGATTTAACTCCACGCCGGCAGGAAGCAATAGTCAAACTATTTTTGAAATGACATCCCAGTACATGTTGTTCCAAGTATATTTGGGATGGATGACCTTCGAAAACTATCACCTGGTAAGTTTTATGCATCAAACCCACCTCTCCTTTTTGCACGAGGACAATCAATATCATTCTCCATATGTTTTAGAGTACTGGTCTAATAAACGTGGCAGGGACTTTGTAGGAAAAATATGGCGAAATGCGACCCAGGGAGAGGATGCGGTCATGACCTATAAGAGATTAACCGGATTAAGCCAATCGCAGTTTAATGACGAGATGTTTGATGCTGACCGAAAATTTATAACCTGGGATTTGGCCCGTATTGCGCAAGCCGCAAAACCTTATGCAAACCAACATCTTGCAACCTTAAACAGCGCCGGAAATGGCTGGTACCAAATAGCAGAAAGCAACTGTCCACAAAATTACGGTTATAATGGAATTAAATTAAAAGTTCCAGCTTCAGGGACCACTGTAACACTCCAGTTTCAGGGAATTGCAGGCGCTACAGGTTACAGGGCTATCAATATTGATAAAGCGGGGTGGCGATATGGATTTGTAGCCTATAAAAAAGACGGCACCCGCGTTTACGGAAGCGTAAATTCAAGTTCAACCGGTACTGCCAGCTTTGTAGTACCGGCCAATACCACCTACCTGTGGCTTGTCGTAACCGGTGCCCCAACACAACATTGGGAGCATTTAAATGATGGGAATGCTTCAAATGATGAAGAATGGCCTTATCAGGTTAAATTAACAGGGACCACACTTGATGATTCTGTTATAAAATAATTCCAAATTAGAAAAATTCCCGAACGCTGCAGGTACATTTTATGAGTATCCGTAGCGTTCGGAAATATTTAAGAAAATTAAACAAGGATCATCAATATATAATAGGTTATTCTTTTAGTGCGCCCTTCTTTTTAATGGCAGATACATTCTCCATACCTGCCAAATCTGATATTTTATACCATGTCGGCATACCGCGCATTTTATCGGTTATCAATTTTCCGTTAATACGAAGATTTTCAACAACTTCAGATACAATGATAGCAATTAAAATACCGGGATATATCAAACGGATGGTAGCTATTCTGGATCGCAAAAAAAATCAACAAAAGCCTGTTCGTCTTAGCCAGGTCATATTGAACGATCATGCTGATAATACACTTCAAATATTTATTACGGTGGTATCACAATTCCGGGGGTAATGGAGTGTTTCCAAATGACGGGTTGCAGCGACTTCCTATTGCGCATTGCCACACGTCATATGGAAGAGTATAGTGAGTTTTTTAGTACCAAGCTAGCTAAACTGCCGTACATTACTACGGTACAAAGTTCCTTGTGTCTTGTCATAAGCTAAAAGCGATACCGCTTACCTTTTATAATATAAAAAAATAGAGATTGAAAACAACGTTATCATTATTAAAGGGCGAAAAGATGCAGGGAATCTTCCTATGCGAATAGAAATATCAAACCTGTTACTGAAAGTAGAGCCGCCCCAGTTATCATAGAAGTCCCGTGCCTATTGTGTAACGAGCCGTATTAGAAACCACCAGCCCGGGCAAGGACTTCGGATTGGTAGGCGAATATTAAACGGCTCGTACTTTGATGATAGCTTTTCCTAGCGATGTTATTTAAGGGTTTTAAAGGACATGGTTTTTATAGATCTGATGGCGTTAGATTGAGAGCATATCCCGCTACAATTGGCCGAACTTGCTAAAGTCCAAGAACGTTTTAAGAACGTTTTAGAAAAACTGATTGCGTTGACCCCTCTTTGCCAATTTACTTTCTTCCACCTAAGATCTGAATTTAAGCACTAAAGGTGGTCATTTTAAAATTGGCCAATTTGTGCGATTTAATATACTATTAAAATATTTTGCAGATTAATTGCTAAGGAAATGTTGTTCCCGATTGTCGTAATCATGAAAAGTTTTTTCGTA includes:
- a CDS encoding glycoside hydrolase, producing the protein MENIYLKIHFFIKNFIFLKLLKLMMHMFCIKRLIPLKLKQLSVGLIVLLLSQVYCIAQDKTTGQPLIISFDRAIVNSPPVSYGFNPFYKKYADAFGIPIISSEKVSDDALLIARDIINYMLLKRPDIRAGMIKLGARLSIIGKSEMQTDLPECHDWKKPTYDDGRLTPGERENYYKPGGIASMTDHGYWDQRARGMGGIQTSCAEENLLGYPGTRYFGENIMVHEFSHNIMAVLETIDADMIKQINAAYENAKDKGLYKGQYAINTVAEYWAEGTQWWFWSNIEFYDGGMRIQSPDDLKAYDPVLYNILDKVYAGHHIPGDVYYGKNLNNNTSKR
- a CDS encoding Lrp/AsnC family transcriptional regulator — encoded protein: MPGVMECFQMTGCSDFLLRIATRHMEEYSEFFSTKLAKLPYITTVQSSLCLVIS
- a CDS encoding DUF6055 domain-containing protein is translated as MIYTKYFVPLVAMASITVIVACKRSATDVESLKVSDTAKKELNAAKTIYYPANVWLVPANNDYSNNNSEFSNFRKSESSDVAMFWAKEYGNDPTVNQDATQRFNPNTSITELERFYTCYRDTLKFVQKGQSLTDQYKMLTYIFYSTTDGSAYGGGVDNKVGVLWSPALRINTTPYGALAHELGHSFQYMVHADGAWGFNSTPAGSNSQTIFEMTSQYMLFQVYLGWMTFENYHLVSFMHQTHLSFLHEDNQYHSPYVLEYWSNKRGRDFVGKIWRNATQGEDAVMTYKRLTGLSQSQFNDEMFDADRKFITWDLARIAQAAKPYANQHLATLNSAGNGWYQIAESNCPQNYGYNGIKLKVPASGTTVTLQFQGIAGATGYRAINIDKAGWRYGFVAYKKDGTRVYGSVNSSSTGTASFVVPANTTYLWLVVTGAPTQHWEHLNDGNASNDEEWPYQVKLTGTTLDDSVIK